In Myxocyprinus asiaticus isolate MX2 ecotype Aquarium Trade chromosome 8, UBuf_Myxa_2, whole genome shotgun sequence, a single genomic region encodes these proteins:
- the xpa gene encoding DNA repair protein complementing XP-A cells isoform X1 → MCYILIMDVPETSHSQDSPSDTANYLNESSAPLTPHMLAKIERNRQRALMLRQARLASRPSSAGEGATCAKVAKTVDSGAGFFIEEETAVDEQQERRVVHQPAPVMEPDYLMCEECQKPFMDSYLSNSFDLSVCDKCRDNEVKHKLISRTEAKQTFLMKDCDLDKREPPLRFILRKNPHNPRWGDMKLYLKTQVVKRSLEVWGSEEALEEAKESREENREVQKQKRFNKKVKELRRAVRSSMFKKDTSIHQHEYGPEELLDEEEDLYRKVCRTCGHELTFEKM, encoded by the exons atgtgctatat ATTGATCATGGATGTGCCGGAGACCAGTCATTCTCAAGATTCACCATCGGATACCGCAAACTATTTAAATGAGTCCAGCGCGCCCTTAACGCCGCACATGTTGGCCAAAATTGAACGGAACAGACAACGTGCATTGATGCTCAGACAAGCCAGGCTCGCCAGCAGACCATCTTCAGCTGGAGAAG GTGCTACTTGTGCCAAAGTGGCAAAAACTGTAGACTCTGGTGCAGGGTTCTTTatagaggaggagacagcagtgGATGAACAGCAAGAGAGGAGAGTTGTCCATCAACCTG cccCAGTGATGGAGCCTGATTACCTGATGTGTGAGGAGTGTCAAAAGCCATTTATGGACTCTTATCTCAGCAACAGCTTTgatctgtctgtgtgtgacaAATGCAG AGACAATGAAGTGAAACACAAGCTGATATCTCGCACGGAAGCGAAGCAGACTTTCCTTATGAAGGATTGTGATCTGGATAAGAGGGAGCCACCGCTACGATTTATCCTGAGGAAAAATCCTCACAACCCACGCTGGGGAGACATGAAACTCTACTTGAAGACTCAG GTGGTGAAACGGTCTCTGGAGGTGTGGGGCAGTGAGGAGGCTCTTGAGGAAGCCAAGGAGAGTCGAGAGGAGAACAGGGAGGTGCAGAAGCAGAAACGCTTCAACAAGAAAGTTAAAG AGCTAAGGCGGGCAGTGAGGAGCAGTATGTTTAAGAAGGATACCAGCATTCACCAGCATGAGTACGGCCCTGAGGAGCTGCTAGATGAAGAGGAAGATCTCTACAGAAAGGTGTGTCGCACCTGTGGACACGAACTTActtttgagaaaatgtaa
- the xpa gene encoding DNA repair protein complementing XP-A cells isoform X2: protein MDVPETSHSQDSPSDTANYLNESSAPLTPHMLAKIERNRQRALMLRQARLASRPSSAGEGATCAKVAKTVDSGAGFFIEEETAVDEQQERRVVHQPAPVMEPDYLMCEECQKPFMDSYLSNSFDLSVCDKCRDNEVKHKLISRTEAKQTFLMKDCDLDKREPPLRFILRKNPHNPRWGDMKLYLKTQVVKRSLEVWGSEEALEEAKESREENREVQKQKRFNKKVKELRRAVRSSMFKKDTSIHQHEYGPEELLDEEEDLYRKVCRTCGHELTFEKM, encoded by the exons ATGGATGTGCCGGAGACCAGTCATTCTCAAGATTCACCATCGGATACCGCAAACTATTTAAATGAGTCCAGCGCGCCCTTAACGCCGCACATGTTGGCCAAAATTGAACGGAACAGACAACGTGCATTGATGCTCAGACAAGCCAGGCTCGCCAGCAGACCATCTTCAGCTGGAGAAG GTGCTACTTGTGCCAAAGTGGCAAAAACTGTAGACTCTGGTGCAGGGTTCTTTatagaggaggagacagcagtgGATGAACAGCAAGAGAGGAGAGTTGTCCATCAACCTG cccCAGTGATGGAGCCTGATTACCTGATGTGTGAGGAGTGTCAAAAGCCATTTATGGACTCTTATCTCAGCAACAGCTTTgatctgtctgtgtgtgacaAATGCAG AGACAATGAAGTGAAACACAAGCTGATATCTCGCACGGAAGCGAAGCAGACTTTCCTTATGAAGGATTGTGATCTGGATAAGAGGGAGCCACCGCTACGATTTATCCTGAGGAAAAATCCTCACAACCCACGCTGGGGAGACATGAAACTCTACTTGAAGACTCAG GTGGTGAAACGGTCTCTGGAGGTGTGGGGCAGTGAGGAGGCTCTTGAGGAAGCCAAGGAGAGTCGAGAGGAGAACAGGGAGGTGCAGAAGCAGAAACGCTTCAACAAGAAAGTTAAAG AGCTAAGGCGGGCAGTGAGGAGCAGTATGTTTAAGAAGGATACCAGCATTCACCAGCATGAGTACGGCCCTGAGGAGCTGCTAGATGAAGAGGAAGATCTCTACAGAAAGGTGTGTCGCACCTGTGGACACGAACTTActtttgagaaaatgtaa
- the saraf gene encoding store-operated calcium entry-associated regulatory factor: MFGKMKSAGVSLLQFLLIVPHINCWTNDAVLLNDVQVLTLYKGRYTTARRSSPVPQLQCVGGSAGCVSFVPEVVQCYNRGSDGIDTQWECKTDMDNAYRFGRVEVSCEGYSSPNDAYVLKGSCSLEYTLELTAKGKQQNTHGSWGSSGFSDFASSFFQGSNQKQQQRGGQYQQSNGPSDDGVSGLIVVAFILLLAYGVYKMFLCSPTQGHQGYNGDGTQGSSGSWDNSHGMGPPPPGFKPDYTDHSSSRPGYGFSDSYTRPQNSWTGSTGGNRSGGGGFWTGMGTGGILGYLFGSQRRQPPIGSTGPSFFSRPSPPPPPPTSSGTRTASGFGGTKKR, translated from the exons ATGTTCGGAAAAATGAAGAGCGCTGGAGTTTCATTGCTGCAATTCTTGCTTATTGTGCCTCACATCAACTGCTGGACTAATG ATGCCGTGTTGCTGAATGATGTTCAGGTGCTTACCCTCTACAAAGGTCGCTACACCACCGCACGACGCTCCAGTCCGGTTCCTCAGCTGCAGTGTGTCGGGGGGTCAGCTGGATGTGTCTCATTCGTACCAGAGGTGGTCCAGTGTTATAACAGAGGATCAGATGGCATAGACACACAG tGGGAATGTAAGACTGACATGGATAATGCGTACAGGTTTGGCCGTGTGGAAGTCTCCTGTGAAGGTTACAGCAGTCCTAATGATGCGTATGTCCTGAAGGGCTCATGCAGTCTGGAATACACACTGGAGCTCACAGCAAAGGGGAAGCAGCAGAACACTCATGGCTCCTGGGGCTCTTCTGGCTTTTCAGACTTTGCCTCTAGCTTCTTCCAAGGCTCTAATCAGAAACAGCAGCAGAGAGGTGGCCAGTATCAGCAGTCTAACGGCCCATCAGATGATGGAGTGAGTGGGCTTATTGTGGTAGCTTTCATTTTGCTGTTAGCATATGGTGTGTACAAGATGTTTCTGTGCAGCCCTACCCAGGGCCACCAAGGTTACAATGGCGATGGCACCCAAGGTTCCAGTGGGTCCTGGGATAACAGCCATGGCATGGGACCACCACCCCCTGGATTTAAGCCAGATTACACAG ACCATTCTAGCTCAAGGCCTGGGTATGGCTTTTCTGACTCATACACCAGACCTCAAAATTCTTGGACCGGTTCCACTGGTGGAAATAGATCTGGAGGTGGTGGATTCTGGACTGGAATGGGCACAGGTGGAATTCTGGGATACCTGTTTGGGAGTCAGAG ACGGCAACCACCCATAGGCTCCACGGGACCATCCTTCTTCAGCAGACCCtctcctccaccaccaccaccaacaaGCTCAGGAACACGCACTGCCTCAG GTTTTGGAGGAACTAAAAAAAGATGA